The sequence below is a genomic window from Clostridia bacterium.
GAACCGGCGGCGGCTCTGATCTCCATCACACGCAGGGCGTCTTGAAGGCGAGGGGTGGCGACATGCCTGCGGGAAATCGGAAATCCCACTCCACGTTGGCCGAAGTCGGCAGGAGTCTGCCGGAGTCTGGAGAGCTCCCTGCTACAGTGCAATGCCTGAGCAGGCCAGACTCATGGGCGAGCATGAGCGAATTGTCTGGAGGACGTCTCATGGTGATCAAGCATTTCGGCAAGTGCCCCACATATCGAAGCAGAGGGAAGCGCTGCAGGCTCGACCGCTGCCGCGGGAGATTGGTCTGTCTGGCGGCCGAGGAGAAGGTCCGACAGGATGTCGTCATGACACTCACGGATTTGTATGGATATCCGCTATCTTGGATAAGCACAGAGGTGACAGTCCAGGCGAAACCAAGGCTGCGCGCTGATGTTGTCGTAAGAGCCCCTGGAGAGGACAATGCCTTGATAGTGGTGGAGTGCAAGGCACGCTGCGCGGAGCTCACGCACGCTGACGAGGCGCAAGTCGCGAAGTACTGCGCCGTACTACAGGCGCGATACATGGTGCTCACCAATCGCTCTGTGACAAAGGTCTGGCTGGTGGATCAGGAGGATGGCAACCCCACTGATGTGGAGGACGTTCCCTGCTACTCGGAGGCCGTCAAGCACCGTCCTGGGCTGTGCAGGCTGCACGCATGGGCAAGAGCTCGGGCCCACGCGAGTGGCCTCGCTGTGCAGCAGTCAATCGGCTCCACACGGGTTGCACAACAGGCGAATACCATCCATGAGGACTCGATCGTAGGCGCAGACAGCGATTCACGTATTCAGGCTCTCGCGATGGACCTGCATGGCCGCATAACCCAGCATGAGCCGCTGTTCGCCGATCCTTTCGCCTGGCTCGGACACACAGCCGTTGAGGACCTGGGCGTTGGCAGGCGACCACTGGGGAATGCTGGCGGGTGCTCATGGGACAGCGGCTACCGCAGTCTGCTCCTGATAGACCCAAGGGGAGAAGCCCATATCGTCAGGTTCAAGGTGGCCCCCGGCATGTCTTGGGACGGCGTCGGCGCCTATGGGGTTCCCAGCGCGCGCACTTTCCTCAATGTGATGGTGTCTGACGTCCTTGGCAACCATTGCTCTCTCCGACTGTGCCTCGACAGATTTGTGACGATCAACTCCAAACGATACGTCTTCTTCCATGATGGAAAGATGACGCCCGGGAACAAAGGCAGGCTGTCTGATGCGGATGCCATGGACTACGTGGCGCAACACCAGCAGACGCTTGTGAGCATTGACGGAAACGCCGTGAGCCTTGGAACGCTGCCACGCAGCCGGTTCCTTCAATGGGACAAGACATGGGAGGCCACACGTGGACTCCTCGCAAACCTCGCAGTCTACGCGATTCTCAGAGACGACTTGAAGTGGAAGACGCGCAGGAGGAAGAGAAGAAGAAGGCTGGAGCACACCTGATCCATGTCGGGCACACTTCACAGAGGCTCAGATGCCCTGGGGTTTGCCCGGCCGTGTAGCTTTCGCGGCGAACCGCATGGCATAATGTGGCGCGGCTGACTCGCAGGTAGACGCGTTTTCAGGGACGGGTCGGGCGCGCGATGCAGTTCACGTGAACCTCGACAGCAGGAGCCGGACCGTTAGTGCCGACGAAATGGACACTGACCCCGTGGTCAATGTCGAACTGAGTGGCATTCAGCGCGCGACCATTCCGGTTTGGCAGGCATTGACCGCCTGCGAAACCGGAATCTCAGGAACCGCAGATCCGTTTCCGCGCTGTAAGCGGCGGGCGAATGGGCGACGGGCGAGATGTTGCCTTCTGCGACGCCAAGGCAATGCTCCAGGCACAGATTAGAGGACTTTAACGATTCCGTCTGGACTCGTTTGTCGCGGTCATAGTAGTGAGACTTCCTAACGGCACTCGGGCGCTCTCCGAATCAAGGCCGTTTCCGGACAAGGTGTTCCGCGCCCTGGGAGTATCGCTGTCGGTATACATTGCCATTGCTCAGGTGAATCGCGACCCCGGAAAATCGTGAGATCCAGTGCAAAAGGGTGCTGAATGTGGGCTGTGCTAGCCACCGCGTGCAGTTATGGACTCACTTCCATCTGGATACTTGGTCAAAGAATCGCATCATGCGAGAAATGACCCTATTCTCCGCGGTGCGAATCTCTTGCCTCGGCACAAGCCTCGTATGCTTCTTCAGGCAGCGCGCCACGCGACTAATGGAGCGCACATGGCCAGCTGCAATGTCTAGGGCGAGATTCATCAGCTTCTTGTCCACAGGAGACAAATCAGACGCGTGCTCATAGTCTCTGAGCGCGTATCCGTTATGGGCAAGAAAAACGAGGACAGCAATGACTGCCGTCCTCTTGTTGCCGTCGATGAAAGGATGGTTCCCGATGAGTGAGCGCATGAGCGCAGCGGCCTTCGTCATTAGGTCTGGATACAGCTCTTTGCCCTCAAACGTCTGACGCGGCTCATGCACCGCGGACAAGAAACCGTCTACACTGAGAAAAGCCACATAGCTGGGCGGATCCACGCCGATATCGGCACAGTCCTGAGC
It includes:
- a CDS encoding type I restriction enzyme HsdR N-terminal domain-containing protein encodes the protein MVIKHFGKCPTYRSRGKRCRLDRCRGRLVCLAAEEKVRQDVVMTLTDLYGYPLSWISTEVTVQAKPRLRADVVVRAPGEDNALIVVECKARCAELTHADEAQVAKYCAVLQARYMVLTNRSVTKVWLVDQEDGNPTDVEDVPCYSEAVKHRPGLCRLHAWARARAHASGLAVQQSIGSTRVAQQANTIHEDSIVGADSDSRIQALAMDLHGRITQHEPLFADPFAWLGHTAVEDLGVGRRPLGNAGGCSWDSGYRSLLLIDPRGEAHIVRFKVAPGMSWDGVGAYGVPSARTFLNVMVSDVLGNHCSLRLCLDRFVTINSKRYVFFHDGKMTPGNKGRLSDADAMDYVAQHQQTLVSIDGNAVSLGTLPRSRFLQWDKTWEATRGLLANLAVYAILRDDLKWKTRRRKRRRRLEHT
- a CDS encoding type II toxin-antitoxin system death-on-curing family toxin encodes the protein MYLDQTQIIVIHQIVMAQDCADIGVDPPSYVAFLSVDGFLSAVHEPRQTFEGKELYPDLMTKAAALMRSLIGNHPFIDGNKRTAVIAVLVFLAHNGYALRDYEHASDLSPVDKKLMNLALDIAAGHVRSISRVARCLKKHTRLVPRQEIRTAENRVISRMMRFFDQVSRWK